The DNA segment TTTACCGGAGCACCAAGCCGGACAGCCAATTCAACTTTATTAACGTCGCGATTTGGGATAATGAAGAGGTCTACTGGAAAGCCTACGAAAAAAGCGTAACGCCGATGAAGGCGAAGTTGGCGCAGTTGGGCGTCGAAATGGTCCCGGCACTCTATAACGTCGTATTCGAGTATTGAGTAGGG comes from the Nitrospiria bacterium genome and includes:
- a CDS encoding antibiotic biosynthesis monooxygenase translates to MAVTLINVFSVPKRKEDEFVKWWQDVKANITKQPGFLSGKFYRSTKPDSQFNFINVAIWDNEEVYWKAYEKSVTPMKAKLAQLGVEMVPALYNVVFEY